The DNA segment CTTATGAAGCCGAAGACCTCACCAACTATCAGCGAGTAGCAATTAAAGTATTATCTCTACGCAACATTACAGAATGGAAAGTTTTAGAACTATTTGAACGAGAAGCCAAAGTACTCGCCAATCTCCATCACCCGGCTATTCCTAAATACCTCAACTACTTCCACGAAGACACACCTAATGACCGCCGCTTCTACCTCGTACAAGAATTAGTTGGCGGTTCCTCATTAGCAGACTTAGTACAAAAAAATTGGCACGCTGAAGAATCAAAAGTTAAGCATATTGCCAGTCAAGTTTTAACAATTCTCGACTATCTACACTCTCTGAAACCGCCAGTTATTCATCGCGATATTAAGCCGCAAAACATCATCATGCGCCAAGATGGGCAAATATTTTTAGTAGATTTCGGCGCAGTGCAAGATGTTTATCGTCACACCGTCAGCCGTGGCAGTACCTTTGTCGGAACTTTAGGTTATATGCCATTAGAACAATTTAGAGGACAAGTGGGTGCGGCATCGGATTTGTATAGTTTGGGAGCAACATTGCTGTTTTTACTAACTCATAAATCTCCAGATGATTTGCCCCAAAATCGTATGAAAATTGATTTCCGCTCTCAAGTCCAAATATCAAATGAATTTGCTGATTGGTTGGAGAAAATATTAGAACCAGCTATAGAAGATAGATTTCCATCTGCAAGCGTTGCTCTGGAAGAACTACGCAGTATCCAAGAGCCTACCCAGTTGGTGATGCCAAAGCGGAAGCAGCCAAAAGGTAGTGCTATTTTTTACCAAAGAACTAATAAAAGTTTGCTAATCAAGATTCCCGGTAATATATACTGGCAAGTTCTTTTGGGATTAATTCCGGTTTGCTTAATCCTATTTTATTATAATAGTATGAGTATCATAAATATCATCTTATGGTTAACAACTTCTAGCCCTATTTTTACGGTAGGATTTTTAATTTTTTTCTGGGTGAAAAGTAATCCAGATTACTATTTAGAAATAAATGATAAATTTTTTTACTGTCGGTGGAAATTTCTTTGCTTTTGGGGCAATAATAAAATCAAGATAACAGATATCAAGAAAATCGAAGTAGAAACTAAGTTGAATTCTCAAGGCCAGAAAATTACTAAGTGCCTGATTTCAGATGGTATAAATTTTTGTTATTTTGGAACCAAAATAACTATAGTAGAACAAAATTGGCTTGTAGCAGAAATTCAAGATTTTTTGCGGCAAATAAAATCTTAATAAGAAACCTTAGGTTGCCTTAGATTAAATTAGGGTAAAATAGATGGAAAGCTTACATCAACCAGAAGATATTATTGCCGATCGCTATCGAATTGTCACTCGCTT comes from the Leptolyngbyaceae cyanobacterium genome and includes:
- a CDS encoding serine/threonine-protein kinase → METLHQPEDIIAQRYRIVTPLGQGGIGTTYEAEDLTNYQRVAIKVLSLRNITEWKVLELFEREAKVLANLHHPAIPKYLNYFHEDTPNDRRFYLVQELVGGSSLADLVQKNWHAEESKVKHIASQVLTILDYLHSLKPPVIHRDIKPQNIIMRQDGQIFLVDFGAVQDVYRHTVSRGSTFVGTLGYMPLEQFRGQVGAASDLYSLGATLLFLLTHKSPDDLPQNRMKIDFRSQVQISNEFADWLEKILEPAIEDRFPSASVALEELRSIQEPTQLVMPKRKQPKGSAIFYQRTNKSLLIKIPGNIYWQVLLGLIPVCLILFYYNSMSIINIILWLTTSSPIFTVGFLIFFWVKSNPDYYLEINDKFFYCRWKFLCFWGNNKIKITDIKKIEVETKLNSQGQKITKCLISDGINFCYFGTKITIVEQNWLVAEIQDFLRQIKS